CTGATAAATAGTTCAGTGTCAGACCACACACATGGATGAACAGATAGACACGGCTGcatgcacacacccacgcacgcacacacacacacacactcacacacacacgcacacacacacacacacacacacacctggctggGTGGGCTTGGTTGCTGGAGGCCAAAGTTGTAACTGGCAACACCCAGAGAGTAATTACAAGTGTAATCATCTAAACACACATCACAATTTATGAGTCGGCTGAAAAGTCCGAGCTCAAATCTACAAAAACCATTAAACGCTGTCGCTTCACCAGGAATCAGCTCCTAAAACTGGAAGGGCTGAAAATGGTGAGTTTTAAGTCCCTGGGTGAGTTTGTCACGACTAAACATCAAAACTTAGTTAAACTGTGAGAACGGAGATGACGTCACCAGCGGTGGCCCTGTAATGCTCAACAccgcctgtagggggcagcgCAGGCCGCCGCTTTCTGTCCGATCCTCGTTCTGGGAACAAATAATCTCCAAAATATTCTTATGGATGATAAATAGGAGATCAACACAACAAAATAACAACTGGTTCATTAGCGTTTATCACAGTTATAGTCGATTTCTGAAGTAATGTTTAACTTACACACTATGATGTGATTCTTATctcatgatcatgtgaaaataCCTCATAATTACAAGATAAAATCTCATAATTATTTTTCATTGCATCACTTAAGATCCAGTAATTATAAGATATGCATCTCATCTCACCATCTGATTGATCTGTTGTCCTAGCAACAGCTTTAGAACGACGTGTTTCCATTAATGGTCCTCTGGATTTATGAGCAGTTACGTCCTCAGTTTAACACTGTGGAATGTAAATATCAGAGATATAAATGTATAGATGTGCATTCAGCTTCACTTTTCAACATTGTCACACAACAGCGATCAGCCACCTACGGATCAACTGGTGGTTTCTGAACTCTGGGATCTTTGATCCAGAGTCTTTCTCATCATCCTGAGATCTTCTCATCATTAGAAGATCCTGATGTGACGTCTTTCCTACTAATTATGAGATTGTCTGTGTAAATATTGATGGATAAAGGCTCCAAACAGGAGTCAGAAAGCACTTTAATGGGTCAGACTGGCCTGTTTCGCTTATTTACCTGGAGAAAAGATGATGTGGGAATGATTTTAAACAGGAATTCACAGGTTTCTGGTGGAACCTCCATCAAACCTGATGAGACGAATCATTTAGAAGCGGAGACGTGAACGACCTCAGCTGAACCGTGTGATGGAAGGAGCCTCTGGAAGGTCTCGCGTCCTCTCGGCTTCTTCCCAAACCTGAATCAGACAAGTAAAAGTTTCCCTGACGACGGCTGTGTTTCACCGCAGGATCATTCCGCCCCGACACGCCGGCCGAGGAGAAGCAGAGCTCCGCTGGCAGCCCGAGAGAAGCTCCAGGTTCGGTTTGTCTGGACACGAAACAAGCGAACGGTGCCAagacacgcgcacgcgcacgcacgcacagcacacacacacacagcacaggtgGAAGTCAGGCTGTAATATTCACTTCAACACGTGGAGGGAAACGTGCACAACACAGCAATTACTGACTTTAGCCGCGTTAGCCGCAGCTCAGACGTGTTTGgcaggagcggcggcggcctgaACCGGGTCTGGGAACAGAAACAGCTGCACTCGGGCCCACGGTTGCATCACATCTGACAGAGGGAACAATCAGACGCTCTTGCGAAACAGTTTTCATCACGGTTGGAAATTGGAGGTTCATTTCAGGGAGCGGAAACGTGTTTCCCTCCCAAAACGTTCTGCAGGTGAGCCTCAATCTTTTCTCACCTTTCTAATGAAGCCTGCAGCGCCTGGAGGGTGTCTGCCGTCTGGTTCTGCTCGTGTCTGAGCGCTTTCCTGTGTCAGACggagatgaagacaggcagcagctgcagaaggttctgctGCACCTCCGTATCCGTCAGATGTAGCCCTGCAGCCCCCAGGTGCCCCCACaaactgctcctccagctgctgcgggTCAGCTGACCAGCCATGACAGCAACATGCAGGAAGGCTGACGACTCCAGTTAGCATCTGGCAACATTCTGCAGTTAGCACACAGCGGGTGATGCCACCAAGAACCGACTGGTTTCCAGCATCCTGCCAGCGCATCGCACATGCTAACAGACGGAATCGCCGGAAGAGGGAAGCGACTGTAGCGCTCAGTGTTGCAGAGGCCGGAGCAGGGACCATCGAGACCTCTTGCCACCGccgcccctcttcctctcctgtctttgATCTTAACACCGCTGTTGTGTTCAGGTCTTAGATCAGGGGAGTTCTGAAAGTCCCGGGGGTCGAAAACCTCCCTTAACCTCAATTTATTAACGTGTTGTTGAAGAATGTGGAGGGTTGTAAACAAACGTCTCAGAATGTGTTTACTTTCCTGTTTCACATTCCCGGAACTGTGGAACAGGAGGATGGACGTACTCCCACATGTGTTCTGCTGCAAATCTCCTTGATTtatgtctcctctcctcaagCTGGAGCCTTTAAAACGCCGCCGTTGCTGGATCTGACTTCATTCAAGAGACAACCAAGATGTTGGAGAAGCACGCGCGTGTGGCTGCCGCTGTCTTCGTCCTCGCCTTCGTTTCCCACAGTGAGCCGACTCGCCGCTGGTTCCTCATGCCCGtgtccgtgtttgtgtgtcctgctCTGTATTTGTGGTTTCAGGTGAGGGAATCATTGGCGGCAGAGAGGCGACGGCGCATTCTCGGCCCTACATGGCGTCCATACAGGTGCCCGAAGGCGAGAGCATGAAACACGAGTGTGGAGGGTTTGTGGTGGCGGACCAGTGGGGTGATGACGGCGGTCCCTGTCTGCCGACGGGGTGAGACGATCTTCTTCTAAATAGGACGTTTTTGCTAAACCAGCCTTGTTGCTAACGGTCGTTTTCATCCGTGCGATTTGTTTTTCAGGCCGAACGGACGGAAGGTGGTCCTGGGGGTCCATTCTCTGAGCCAAGCCGAGGACACCAAACAGATATTTGATATTCTGGAGCTGCACAATCACCCAGACTACAACACGCTGAACTATGACAACGACATCGCGCTGATCAAAGTGAGTCTGGTTGTCTTTCATCTCCAGCTGAGGGAGCCATCTCACATCTGAAGctctgctctgcagctggaccGAGCTTTCAACGCCTCCCACGCCGTCCAAAGTGTGGAATACCTGCGGGAGGGGGGCACCAACCCCGGCACCAACGTGGCGGTGGAGACGGCCGGCTGGGGGTCGGTGGACAACCTGGGGACCAGGCCCGACAAGCTGAAGGAGGTGGTCCTGGAGGTGGTCAGCTCCGCCCGCTGCAAACGCAGCGACTACTTTGGCAGAAAGTTCACAAACAACATGTTGTGCGCGCACAAAATTTGTGAGGATCCCTGCGATAAGCCGTTCAGGAAGGAGGACAGCTGCGACGTGAGTTGGACCGGAGTGTCTCGCATTCCAGGCGGATTTAACCGCCAATGTTTCGAATAATTGAGGCTGTTTTATAGTCAAAACATTGGGACCTTGATTGTGGACTCCTTGTGTTCCAGGGTGACTCTGGAGGCCCGCTGCTCTACAACGGCGTGGCCGTGGGCATCACATCCAACGGTGGGAAGAAGTGCGGCCAGCTGAAGAAGCCTGGAGTCTACACCATCATCTCCCACTACACTGCCTGGGTGGACCGGGTCATGGCCGAGGAACCGGCTCCAACAGAGGCTCCCAGCAGCTAAAGAGCAGCTGAGAACCAACAAATGTATTCAAACATCGACCCTATTTacttctgtttgtctgttttggcTTCACTAACATGTAAATCTGCCAGTTTGATGCTGTCTTAACTGAAATCATGTGTAACAACCAACCCAGTGGATCTTTAGCAACATCCTGGTTTTGTTGGCACCAGCCGATGGATCCTGTTTACACATGACGAGATATGAAAGAGTAAATATAAAAACTGATAATGTCTCGTTCTTGCGTCCAGATGTGAGTAAAACCGTCAGCCaggcttctcttctcttctctgcacAAACGGAAAAGATCAAATCTTCagtttagtttaaaaaaaaatgtctttcatTTATTGGGAATTTAATGCTTGCTGCTTTACATCCTCGGAGATGTAGCACAAACTTCGCACCGTGAACCTTCTCAAACTGCTGCTCCCCATTTAGAAGCTGGTGGAAGCGGCGATGCTTCAGGCTGTGATTAATGAGAAAAGTAGCCAGGCCTGACCCGAGTCAGTGTTTATTAGACTCCAAACAGGGACATAAATCCTGAACATCAACACAACGGCGTCGTTTGGGAGGGAACCAGAAATTCCGGAGCAAACTTCTCCAGAGTGGTTTTCTCCTCCAATCAGGTCTCGGTGATGTCGCCACCTGCCGGCCATTAAAGGCATTTTCACAAGAATGCACAATACATATGTAATATAATAAACCAAAATCAGAGGGAATTTGCGAATAAATGTAGAAAAGAGCTTTGAAAAGAGCTTTATTTCCTCAGAAGGGAGTTCCCTTCCGGCGCCCCCTCTTTCCGCCCCTCCATCTGTCTCTTccgctcctgcagctcctgcactgGAAACCTCCTGGTGTTGTAGGGTCGACCTCCGAACGCCGCCGCCAGTTTGTTGATTCCAGCCAGCAGCTCTTTCACCTGGGGGTAGCTCAGAGCATTCTGGGACTTGGTGACGTTCAGCTCGTAATAGCGGCTCCCGCATTTCTGGACCACCCCCTGGAGGGTGGCGTGGGCTCCCGCCACAAAATCGCTGATCCTCGGGGGCCTCTGCCCGCCGCCATCGAGGCGAACGAAGAGGACGATGCTGTGCTCCACGGAGTCCCGCCCAAAGACCTTCTGCAGGTGCGCCAGCATGTTGCTCTCGCCCTGGGTGAAGCGCCCCACTTGGAGCACCAGCAGGAAGACGTGGGGGTCCAGGCAGGGACAAAGCCAAGCAGTCCTTGACCAGCTCCAGGTTTTCCATCCCATCCTCGTCCCACATCTCAGGGGTGTCCACCAGGACGAGCTGCCGTCCCTCTGCAAACACCTTCTTTCTGTCACAGGCCAGCGTGGCCTGAGGGGCTTCAGGTCGCGACTCACTGACCGAGTAGTGACCACCCGCTCGCTCCAGGATCAGGTTCAGGGCCGAAGTCTTCCCACATCCAGAGAGGCCCAACAGGACGACCGACGTCTTCTTTGCATCGTTACCTTAAAGCACACCCAAAAAGTTAAATCAGCTTGTAGATAATGaattatcattaaaaaaaacaagacattaaaaTAAGCAAGTTTTTAGTGTTTGTTTTCGTTTCTGTCAGTAAAAACTAAAGTAACGTACTGTATATTAAAAAATGACGAGTAGAAAACACGTCAATCACCTTAATGCAATATTATATGTACTTTACATTATTCTGAAAATATTTACACCCGTGATCAACAACTGGTCTTAGATAAATGTGCTTGTTTACGCTCCATAAATTATTGGTTCCGATTCTACGTAAACAGCGCCCGTGTgttcctctgctgacctctaGTGGTCAAAGGTGGGAGGAGCACCAGCTGCTAAAACTAATGTGCTCATGAATGAAATAAAACgagcttttcttttaattcaacGTATTTGAAGcgataataaaaatgacaataagTTACATTTGTGTCAAAGAAGTTACCTTCACTCATCTGGCGCTGCAGCATGGCTCTGTGGCTCACCACGGCCTCCTCCAGAACTCTCTCGCTTTGACTCGTGTTTTTTCCTCTCGGCTAtctctttcttcctttcctcaGCATGTTTCACCTTCAGTGCTTCCATCTCTCTggctctcctgtcctcctggtACCTCGCCAGCTCCTCGAAGGCTTGTCCCTTCACTTCGGCCTCCTGCACCTTCTGCCTCAGCATTTTCATGGACGACTCGTCTGTGCTGCTCCGCTTCGCCGCGGCCAGCACGGCCTCGCTGTAGCCCGTGCCGCCGTGCTCGGTCAGCGTGAGGTCGACCATCTCGAACAGCGGCCTCAGACCGTCGCCAGCTCCGGCCGCGCTGACTCTGCAGTATCTTCCGTCACAGGTGTTTATCAGCTCCATGAGACTGTCGTCCAGCGTGTCGACAATTTTTACGTTTTCCAGAGAGAGAACCACCAAGAACTTCAAAGCTTCAGCTCCAAAATGTGCCTGCAGGATTTCCATCATTCTTCTTTCCCTTTTGATAAAAATCCGCCTTCAATCAGCAGCACAAATATACAGACTCCATCTTTGCAGGACCTAAAGCAGCCCTCTATTTCCCGGCCGATGTTCTCCTCGCTCATGTCTTGCTTTAGCTCAGCGTAGCGCAGACAGAGGGAGCGATGCTCCACTGTCAGCTCGCACACCTGGTTGGAGCCCTGAGAACTGAAGCTACACTGCAGATGGTTCCCTGAGCTGTCCCGAAGCAGAGCCTCCAAACAGAACCACTGTTCTGCTGTGGATAGCACCACCACCTCCGGCCCGGGGCTCCTCACGCCGTCTGACAAGCGCAACATTTCACACGAATCTGCAACATTAAAATGTATCCGTCAACAGCAACGCCGTCTTTTCTAAAGAGAAAGCTTCTACGGAGAAGTACTCACCGTGCTGCATGTCTTCTCAGGTGTGCACAGGTCTGAGATCCTTGTCAGCTTAAGAGAGCCGCTGAAACTGGCCGTACTGGTTCTGACAAAGGTACCATGCCGGATGCTTCTTGATTACAACATTTTTGCTGTCACCTTTTGCACCTCAAGGAAGTGCATTCCACTGACAACCCAGGAACAAATGCT
Above is a genomic segment from Takifugu rubripes chromosome 2, fTakRub1.2, whole genome shotgun sequence containing:
- the cfd gene encoding complement factor D; the encoded protein is MLEKHARVAAAVFVLAFVSHSEGIIGGREATAHSRPYMASIQVPEGESMKHECGGFVVADQWGDDGGPCLPTGPNGRKVVLGVHSLSQAEDTKQIFDILELHNHPDYNTLNYDNDIALIKLDRAFNASHAVQSVEYLREGGTNPGTNVAVETAGWGSVDNLGTRPDKLKEVVLEVVSSARCKRSDYFGRKFTNNMLCAHKICEDPCDKPFRKEDSCDGDSGGPLLYNGVAVGITSNGGKKCGQLKKPGVYTIISHYTAWVDRVMAEEPAPTEAPSS